One part of the Solanum dulcamara chromosome 8, daSolDulc1.2, whole genome shotgun sequence genome encodes these proteins:
- the LOC129900688 gene encoding probable E3 ubiquitin-protein ligase RHC2A, whose protein sequence is MSSYWCYRCTRFVRISAGNDVVCPHCDSGFIEGAEGNIGSPESRRRFPMWNDRPELDRSVNMGSRRSRRNRGDRSPFNPVIVLRSPSEAPGEDEAAAAAEERSYELYYDDGEGSGLRPLPPTMSEFLMGSGFDRLLDQLAQIEVNGFGRPENPPASKSAIESMPIIHIASNHVNSETHCAVCKEAFDLGSEAREMPCKHIYHSDCILPWLSLRNSCPVCRHELPAESTETTNLDNIARPRNEEEAMGLTIWRLPGGGFAVGRFSGGRRGAERELPVVYTEMDGGFNNGVPRRIAWTSRRSNTGRNRSGITRIFNNFTSFFRRLTPSSQRRSLSIHSTSSDSSGSGSGSAVFRSRSVSTTSIFSRYLRRSRRNWVPEEHNGVTRW, encoded by the coding sequence ATGTCTTCGTACTGGTGTTACCGGTGTACGAGATTTGTTAGAATTTCAGCTGGGAACGACGTTGTTTGTCCTCACTGTGATAGTGGATTTATTGAAGGTGCTGAGGGTAATATTGGGTCGCCGGAATCTCGACGGAGGTTTCCTATGTGGAATGACCGGCCAGAGTTAGATCGGAGTGTGAACATGGGTTCTCGCCGGAGCAGGCGTAATCGTGGTGATAGATCTCCGTTCAACCCAGTTATTGTTCTTCGTAGTCCATCTGAAGCTCCAGGGGAGGATGAAGCTGCTGCTGCTGCAGAGGAACGGAGTTACGAGCTTTACTATGATGATGGTGAAGGTTCAGGTCTCCGGCCGTTGCCGCCGACGATGTCGGAGTTTTTGATGGGATCTGGGTTTGATCGGTTACTTGATCAGTTAGCACAGATCGAGGTAAATGGTTTTGGTCGGCCGGAAAATCCACCGGCGTCGAAATCAGCGATTGAATCGATGCCAATTATTCATATAGCTTCGAATCATGTAAATTCCGAGACCCATTGCGCTGTTTGTAAAGAAGCTTTCGATTTAGGATCTGAAGCTCGAGAAATGCCATGTAAACACATCTACCATTCCGATTGTATTCTTCCATGGCTGTCTCTCCGAAATTCGTGCCCCGTTTGCCGACACGAATTACCGGCGGAATCAACGGAAACTACAAACCTCGACAACATTGCTCGTCCTAGAAACGAGGAAGAAGCAATGGGATTGACAATATGGAGACTTCCCGGAGGTGGGTTTGCCGTGGGAAGATTTTCCGGTGGAAGAAGGGGAGCTGAGAGAGAACTTCCGGTAGTTTATACAGAAATGGACGGTGGATTTAACAATGGGGTACCTAGAAGAATAGCTTGGACATCAAGAAGGAGCAATACAGGTCGAAATAGAAGTGGAATAACCCGAATTTTCAACAATTTCACATCATTTTTCCGGCGATTAACACCGTCTTCTCAACGCCGATCTTTATCCATACATTCCACTAGTTCGGATTCATCCGGGTCTGGTTCTGGATCTGCTGTTTTCAGGAGCCGGAGTGTGTCAACTACTTCAATATTCAGTAGGTATTTGAGAAGAAGCAGAAGAAATTGGGTACCAGAAGAACATAATGGAGTAACCAGATGGTAA